The window TCCTCGTCCTCGGTTTCGGTGTAGGTGTCACCGGCGCCGCCCCACCGGCTTGCTCGCGGGGAGGCGAGGCCGCGCTGGCCCGGCGCGCCGTCGTACTCGAAGCGGGCCGCCTCGATGGCTTCGCGAGCCTCCGCGGCCGTCTCGATGCGGGGGATAAAGACGTTCCGAACGCCCGCATCAAGCGTTTTCCGTACCAACGCGGGTTCGTTGGTCGGCAGGCGAACGAGCAGTTCGGTTCCGACGGCGTCGGCGGCCCGGAGCATGTCTTCGAGCCGCTGGCCGTCCCACGGGCTCGGGCCGCCGTGTTCGAAGTCCAGCCAGACGAAATCGAAGCCGAGTTCGCCGACGAGTTCGACCATCGTCGGGCTATACACGCCCTCGATGACGCCGAATGCTACGTCGCCGTCTTCGACCGTCTGCCGGAGGTCATTGGTCCGTAAATCGGACATGGACATGTGTTCGGTCGCCAGCACCAAGAAGGGCGATGCCGGCGGAGAGGTTACTCGTCGAGGAGGCGGTCGTACAACGGCCGAGTCAAACGCTCGATACGAGCAGTTCGTTCCTCGGTTTGATACTGGGCGGCCGACGGCGCCTCGCGATACCGATACACCTCGATGTGCTGTCGGTCGCCCTCCAGCCCTCGGGACGTTGCGGGCGCGTACGTGACGATATCGACGATGGGGTAGCGCTTCCAGTCGGTCGTCTCCAGTTCGGCACGGACCGACCGCGGCCACGGTGGCGAGGCGGGGCGCAGACGCGGCGACATCCCCGATTACGGCAGGCCGAGTTCCTTCGCGATGGTGTTCAACTGGATTTCGTCGGTGCCCTCGACGATGCGGAGGATACGACCCGTCTGGAGTTCGTCCATGAAGGGGTTGTCCTCCGCGAGGCCGTTGCCGCCGTGGACCTGCACCACGTCGTCGGCGACGTCGAAGAGGACGTTCGAGGCGAGGTATTTGACGATGGAGGACTCCTCGATGGCCTGTTCGCCGTTATCCATCAGCCACGCGAGACGGAGCCCCGCCGCGTTGGCCGCGAAGGCGTTCGCCCGCGCCTCCGCGAGTTTGTGGGAGATGCCCTGGAACTTGCCGATGGGACGGCCGAACGCTTCCCGGTCGTTGGCGTATTCGACGCCCTTCTCGATGAGGAACTCGGTGTGGCCGAGCGCGCGGGCACCGATTTCGAGGCGGCCCAGCGAGAGGAACTCCATGGCATCGTAGAAGGCGCCGTCCTCGGTGCCGAGGATTCGGTCCTCGGGAATGCGGACGTCATCGAGGGCGATTTCGCCCTGCATCCCCGTCATGCCGACGGCGTTGTTCAGCGAGGCGACTTCGAACTCGTCTTCCTCGACGATGAAACAGGAGATGCCGCCGTAGCGGCCCATCTCCTCGATGGGAGATGTGCGGGCGAACACCTGCACGAAGTCGGCGTAGGGCGCGTTCGTAATCCACTGTTTCCGGCCGTTGAGGACCCACTCGTCGCCGTCCTTCTCGGCGGTGGTGTCCATGTTCGGCGAATCGGAGCCGACGCCGGGTTCGGTCTGGGCGAAAGCCGTCGACTTCTCCCCACGGATGCAGGGTTTCAGGTATTTCTCGACCTGTTCGCCCTCGGCCTGGGCGAGAAGCGGTTTCGGACCTTCCGGGCCCGCGAGTGCGTATTCGGCGATGCCCGGTCCCGTCGAGGCGACTTTCTTGACCGACCGATACCACGTGACGTTGGAGACGCCCTCGCCGCCGACGTCCTCGGGGAGGTTCATCGCGTAAAAGCCCGCGTCGGCGCTCTTCTTACGGACCTCCTGAATCGCTTCCTGTACCTCGGGGACCAGACGGCCGTCGTCCTCGTGGCGCTTTCGAGGGTTCGACCACGTCTCCCCGAGGTCGTCCTCGATGGACTGGACCTCACTTTCGAGGAACTCCTCGAGGCTCGAGAGGATGAGACTCGTCTCCTCGTCGGTGTCGAAGTTGATGCCGGCAGACTCGCTTGCCATGGCCCCACATACGGCGGGGCCCTCTTGAAGGCTGCGCGTCGATTCACCGGCGGGTTTAAATTACCCACGCATCGCAGGTTTCCGGCCGACGGCAGGCTTATGTGCCGCCGCGGCCACCCACGTTCCATGCGACTTGATGGCGTACGCGTGCTCGACCTCACGCGCCTGTTGCCCGGCCCCTACGCGACCCAACTGCTCGCGGACGCGGGGGCGGACGTAGTGAAAATCGAGGATACCGGCGCGGGCGATTACGCCCGACACATGCCGCCGACGACCGACGAAGGCATCGGCGCCGTCTTCGATGCCGTCAACCGCGGCAAGAAAAGCGTCGCGCTGGACCTCAAAAGCGAGGGCGGCCGAGAAGCCTTCTACGAACTCGTCGCTGAGGCCGACGTCGTTATCGAGAGTTTCCGGCCCGGCGTCACCGAACGCCTCGGCGTCGATTACGAAACCCTGACCGACTACCGCGAGGACCTCGTCTACTGCTCGCTGACTGGCTACGGCCAGAACGGCCCCCACGCCGACAAGGCCGCCCACGACCTCAACTACATCGGCCTCGCGGGCCTGCTGGATATGACCCGCGAGGACACCGACGAGGCCCCGCGCATGCCGGGCTACCAGATAGCCGACATGGCCGGCGGCCTGCTCGCGGCGTTCTCGATTTGTTCAGCGCTGCTCTCCCGGGAACTCGGCAACACTGGCGGCGAGTATCTGGACGTGGCGCTGACCGATGCCGTCGTCTCCTTCTCGCAAGCGCTCGCACCGCAGGCGCTGGCCGGCGAGGACCCGCGACCGGGCGAGACGCCGCTGACCGGGAAATACCCGTGGTACGACGTCTACGAAGCCGCCGACGGCCGGTACGTCACCCTCGGCGCGCTGGAACCACAGTTCTGGAACGCCTTCTGTGAGGCCGTCGACCGGCCCGAACTCATCGGCAAGCACATGACCGACGACCCGGCCGAGCGGCAGGCCGTCCGCGAGGAACTGGAAGCCATCTTCGCCGAACGGACCCGCGACGAGTGGGCCGAAACGATGGCCGACGTCGACGCCGCCGTCGACGCCGTCTATACGCCGGCCGAAGCGTTCGAACACCCACAAATCGAGGCCCGCGGCTACGTCGAACAGCCCGAAGAGGGTGAATCGCGGGTCGGCTTCCCGCTTTGCGGTTCCGAGATAGACCGGGACACCGTCGACGCACCGCCGGGACACGGAACCCACACGGAAGCGCTGCTCCGAGAGGCCGGCTTGGACGACGAGGAACTCGAACGGCTTCGCGAGGAGGGCGCGATTAATTGACGCCGACGGCGAGCAGGTCGGCCAGCGCGTGTCGCTTCAGGAGCGCGAAGCCGACGAAGACGATGACGAAGCCGACGACCGAGAGCAGGCCGATGGATTCCTCAAGCAGGAAGACGCCGGCCACGGTGGCGACGACCGGCACGAGATAGGCGACGAGGCTCGTCTCGAAGGCGCCCTGTTCTTCGAGGATGGTGTAGTAGATGACGAACGCGAACGCTGTCGAGAAGACGCCGAGATAGACGATGGCGCCGAGCGCGGTCGGTGCGAGCGTGGCGGCGGCAAGGCGTTCGCTGGCGCCGAAGCTGACGGAGTGCAGGACGAGGCCGCCGACCAGCATCGACCAGCCCGTGAGGGCGACGCGGTCCATCGAGGGGCCGGCACGCTGGACGAGGACGCCCCCAAGCGCGACGCTAATCGCCTGCCCGACGATGATGAGTCGGCCGACGGTATCGCCGGCGAGCAAGTTGTTCGGGTCGGGTTGGACGATGAGGCCGATGCCGAGGAAGCCGAGGCCGACACCGACGGCCCCGACCGGCGAGAGGCGTTCACCGAGCAAGGCGAGCGCCCATATCGCGGTCACGATGGGGACCAGCGCCTGAAGGATAGCAGCGATACCGCTCGGGACGGTCTGTTGGCCGATGAACAGCAGGCCGTTGCCGGCGACCAGAAAGAGTCCGCCGCTGACGATTGCGAGGCGATTGTTCCGACCGGTCGGACGCCAGTCGTCGCGAGCGACGACGGCGTAGGCCAGAAGGAGGACCGCGGCGACGTCGTAGCGGAACGCCGCGAACAGAAGCGGCGGAAGATACTCCAGACCGACGGTTATCGCCGGGAACGAGAGGCCCCACAGCGCCGCGAGGGTGACGAACATCGAAGTGGCGTACAGCCGTGACACACCTTCGGATAGCCAACCCTCCGGCAAATCCCTGCCGTTTCGGTAGCGAACAGGTGACCCGTTCGGGGACGACAGACCGTGGGTCACAGCGGCGCGGTCGGCGCCTGCTCCCGCCTCGGCGGCCCGTCGGCAACTCGTCAGCGCACGCACCGTCTGCTCGGGTTATAGTATATAAACTTTCGCCGGAGGGCGGAAGTGTCGGTTACGTCGTCGTCCAGCCGCCGTCGACCTTGTAGACGCCGCCCGTACAGTAGACCGAGGCGTCGCTGGCGAGGAAGACGGCGAGGCCTTTGAGGTCCTCAGGGTCGCCGAGACGGCCGAGCAGGGTTTCCTCGGCCATCCGGTCGTGCATCTCGTCCATGCCGGAGTCCTTGCGGAACGCGCCGCCGCCGATATCCGTGTGCGTCCAGCCGGGAGCGATAGCGTTGACGCGGATGTCCTGGTCGCCGAGGTCTGCGGCGGCCTGCTTGGTGAGTTGGACGACGCCGCCCTTCGAGGCGACGTAGGCGGCGACGCCGGGCCAATCGGAGGCAACCTCGCCGAGCACGGAGGCGGTCGTGACGATGCTGCCGCCGTCGTCCATCGCCGCGGCCGCCTCGCGAATCGTATAAAAGACGCCGTCGAGGTTGACGTCCATCACGTCGTCCCACTCTTCGAGCGGGTAGCGGTCGATAGGCAAGGAGAGGCGGCCGATACCGGCGTTGGCGAAGACCACGTCGAGACCGCCGAGTTCGGCTTTCGTCTCCTGGACCATCGCCGCGACCTGCTCGGGGTCCGAAACGTCAACCTCGAGCGTGATGGTCTCGGCGTCGAGTTCCTCGGCGACTTCGTCGAGGCCCTCGCTGTCGATATCGGCCAGCGCGAGGTCCGCGCCCACGTCGGCGCAGGCCTCCGCATACCCCTTGCCGATGCCGGATGCCGCGCCCGTAATCAGTACCACGTCGTCATCCAATCTGAATCGGTCGAGGACGCCCATGCCCGCCTCTCGTCCGATTCGGGTTTGTCCGTTTCCCCTCTCATGCGTCGACACTTATGAACCGCGTCGGCAACCCTTAACCGCCGACCGACGTATTGCCACTCGAGATGACGGATAGCGTCCGAACTGGGAGCGGGCCGACGGGAGGAAACCGGTGGTAGCGACGCCGCACGTGAGCGTCGACGTCGGCGGCACCTTCACCGACGTCGTGCTGACGACCGATTCCGACCTCGTGACCGCG of the Natronomonas halophila genome contains:
- a CDS encoding HpcH/HpaI aldolase family protein, with translation MSDLRTNDLRQTVEDGDVAFGVIEGVYSPTMVELVGELGFDFVWLDFEHGGPSPWDGQRLEDMLRAADAVGTELLVRLPTNEPALVRKTLDAGVRNVFIPRIETAAEAREAIEAARFEYDGAPGQRGLASPRASRWGGAGDTYTETEDEEVMFGVTIETAAAVENIADIVSVPELGFVFIGPNDLSVSYGHPGEADHPEVQEAVESVRTAALANDVVVGGLSSGMDDVHEKVDDGYQLLNVGSTVGAVKKSLGDWFEQYEDAE
- a CDS encoding acyl-CoA dehydrogenase family protein; protein product: MASESAGINFDTDEETSLILSSLEEFLESEVQSIEDDLGETWSNPRKRHEDDGRLVPEVQEAIQEVRKKSADAGFYAMNLPEDVGGEGVSNVTWYRSVKKVASTGPGIAEYALAGPEGPKPLLAQAEGEQVEKYLKPCIRGEKSTAFAQTEPGVGSDSPNMDTTAEKDGDEWVLNGRKQWITNAPYADFVQVFARTSPIEEMGRYGGISCFIVEEDEFEVASLNNAVGMTGMQGEIALDDVRIPEDRILGTEDGAFYDAMEFLSLGRLEIGARALGHTEFLIEKGVEYANDREAFGRPIGKFQGISHKLAEARANAFAANAAGLRLAWLMDNGEQAIEESSIVKYLASNVLFDVADDVVQVHGGNGLAEDNPFMDELQTGRILRIVEGTDEIQLNTIAKELGLP
- a CDS encoding CaiB/BaiF CoA transferase family protein produces the protein MRLDGVRVLDLTRLLPGPYATQLLADAGADVVKIEDTGAGDYARHMPPTTDEGIGAVFDAVNRGKKSVALDLKSEGGREAFYELVAEADVVIESFRPGVTERLGVDYETLTDYREDLVYCSLTGYGQNGPHADKAAHDLNYIGLAGLLDMTREDTDEAPRMPGYQIADMAGGLLAAFSICSALLSRELGNTGGEYLDVALTDAVVSFSQALAPQALAGEDPRPGETPLTGKYPWYDVYEAADGRYVTLGALEPQFWNAFCEAVDRPELIGKHMTDDPAERQAVREELEAIFAERTRDEWAETMADVDAAVDAVYTPAEAFEHPQIEARGYVEQPEEGESRVGFPLCGSEIDRDTVDAPPGHGTHTEALLREAGLDDEELERLREEGAIN
- a CDS encoding DMT family transporter, with protein sequence MSRLYATSMFVTLAALWGLSFPAITVGLEYLPPLLFAAFRYDVAAVLLLAYAVVARDDWRPTGRNNRLAIVSGGLFLVAGNGLLFIGQQTVPSGIAAILQALVPIVTAIWALALLGERLSPVGAVGVGLGFLGIGLIVQPDPNNLLAGDTVGRLIIVGQAISVALGGVLVQRAGPSMDRVALTGWSMLVGGLVLHSVSFGASERLAAATLAPTALGAIVYLGVFSTAFAFVIYYTILEEQGAFETSLVAYLVPVVATVAGVFLLEESIGLLSVVGFVIVFVGFALLKRHALADLLAVGVN
- a CDS encoding SDR family NAD(P)-dependent oxidoreductase, translated to MGVLDRFRLDDDVVLITGAASGIGKGYAEACADVGADLALADIDSEGLDEVAEELDAETITLEVDVSDPEQVAAMVQETKAELGGLDVVFANAGIGRLSLPIDRYPLEEWDDVMDVNLDGVFYTIREAAAAMDDGGSIVTTASVLGEVASDWPGVAAYVASKGGVVQLTKQAAADLGDQDIRVNAIAPGWTHTDIGGGAFRKDSGMDEMHDRMAEETLLGRLGDPEDLKGLAVFLASDASVYCTGGVYKVDGGWTTT